The DNA sequence TTCGACGCGCTCGTGAAGGAGCAGCGCGACCTCCTCGTGAAGAACGAGTTCGACCGGATCTACACGAAGGGCGGCGCGTCGGGCATGAACGCCTCGACGAACACGGACCTCACGCAGTACTTCATCACCGTGCCGAAGAACAAGCTCGAGCTCTGGTTCTGGATGGAATCGGACCGCCTGAGCGCGCCTGTCTTCCGCGAGTTCTACTCCGAGCGCGACGTCGTCTTCGAAGAGCGGCGCCTCAGGACCGAGTCGACGCCGACCGGCCGTCTCGAGGAGGCCTTCGAGGAGATGTTCTGGCACGGCCACCCGTACTCCTGGCCGGTCGTCGGGTACGCCTCGGACATCCCCGCGATCACGAAGGCGCAGGCGGACGAGTACTACGCGCTCTTCTACGCGCCGAACAACATCACGGCCGTCCTCGTCGGCGACTTCGACCCGAAGGAGGCCCTCGCGCTCGCCGCGAAGTACTTCGGGCGCATCCCGCGCGGCAAGAACCCGCCGCCCGAGATGACGCTCCTCCCGCCGAAGTGGGAGGCCGAGATGCGGATGAACGGCGAGGCGGACACGAACCCGCGCGTCGAGGTGAGCTGGCACACCGTGCCCTTCGGGCACAAGGATTCGTACCCGCTCGCCGTCCTCGCGCAGCTGCTGAACGGGCGCACGGGCCGCCTCTACAAGGGTCTCGTCGCGGGCGAGAGCCCGGTCGCGACGAGCGCCCGCGCGAGCGCGTTCGAGCGCAAGTACGCGGGCGAGTTCGGCGTCGAGGCGCAGGTCAAGGACGGGCGAGCCCCCGAGGAGACCGAGCGCGCGATCTACGCCGAGCTCGACAGGATCAAGAAGGACGTCGTCCCGGCCGAGGAGCTCCAGAAGGTCAAGAACAACTCGGCCGCGCAGGCGTTCCGTTCGATGCAAACGAACATGGGCATCCTCTACAACCTCATGGGGAACGACGGGCGCGGCGACTGGAAGGAGTTCCGCGAGGGGCCGAAGAAGATCCAGGCCGTCACGGCCGAGGACGTCCGGCGCGTCGCGCAGACGTACCTCACGAAGGAAAACCGCGGCGTCGCGACGTACACCCGCAAGGGCGGCGCCGCGCCGCGACGGCCGGGCCGACCCGGAGGCCCGCCGCCGGCCGCCGGCGCCCCCGGCATGGAGGCGAAGTAAGCCATGAAGAACGTCCTGAAGGCCGCGGCCGTCTTGTTTGCGTTCGTGTCCGTCTCCTCCCTCGTCCCTTCCGGCGCGGTCCTCGCCGCCGACGCGATTCCCGCGCGGCCCGAGCAGATCGCCGTCAAGCCGCTTGCGTGGGCGCCGCCCGCCGCAAAGGACCGCCGTGTCGTACTCAAGCGGTCCGGCGTCGTGGCGTACCTCGCCGAGAACCACGACCTGCCGCTCGTGAACGTCCAGATTCTCCTCAAGGGCGGCACGTACCTGAACCCGCCCGGCAAGGAGGGGCTCGCCGAGGCGACGGGCTGGCTCCTCGCGCGCGGCGGCACGAAGAAGCGCAAGGCCGAGGACCTCGAGGAGCGCCTCGCGTTCCTCGCGGCGCAGCTCAACCCCGAGCAGGCCGGCGGACGCCCCGGCAGCGGGCGGCCCACGGGATACCTCGACGACCGCGGCGTCGTCACGCTGAACCTTCTCTCGAAGGATCTCGACGAGGGCCTCGCGATCCTCCGCGAAGTCCTCACGGAGCCCGCGTTCCAGGAGGACCGGCTGAGGCTCCGCAAGGAGCAGCTCGTCGCGGAGATGAAGCAGCGGAACGACTCGTCCGCATCGATCGAGGGGCGCGAGCGCTCCGTCCTCCTCAGCGGCGCCGATTTCTACCTGAACAAGTGGGAGACGAAGGCCTCCGTCGACTCCCTCACGCAGGCCGACCTCGCCGCGTTCCACGCGCGCTGGGTCGCGCCCCGTAACATGATCGTCGCGGCCGCCGGGGACTTCAGGAAGGCCGACATGGCCGCGAAGCTCGACGCGCTCCTCGCGAACTGGCCGTTCAAGGGCGAGGCGGCGCCGCCCGTTCCGAAGCCGTCTCACGCGCTCGAACCCGGGACCTTCCTCGTCGACAAGGACGTGAACCAGGGCCGCGTCTCGATCCTCCTTCCCGGGCTCATGCGGACGGACCCGGACTTCATTCCCGCCTCCGTCATGAACGACATCCTCGGGGGCGGCGGGTTCACGAGCCGCATCACGAACCGCGTCCGCTCCGACGAAGGCCTCGCCTACTCGGCCGGCTCCGCCCTCGTGGGCGGCATCTGGTACCCCGGGCGCTTCGGCGCCGCCTTCCAGTCGAAGGTGCGGACGTCCGCGTACGCGTCCGAGATCGTCCTTCAGGAGATGAAGAAGCTGCGCGACGGCGAGGTCTCGGACGAGGAGCTCGAGACCGCGAGGCGCGCCTTCGTGGACACGCTCCCCCGCCGCTTCGCGACACCCGTGCAGGTCGTCGACGGCCTCGCGGACGAGGAGTTCACCGGCCGCTACGCGTCCGACCCGGCCTGGTGGGCCACGTACCAGGCGAAGGTCGAGAAGGTGACGAAGGCGGACGTCTCGCGCGCCGCGAAACGTCTCCTGAAGCCCGAGTCCGCGACGATCCTCGTCGTCGGCCGCAAGTCCGAGCTCCTGAGCCCCGACCCGAAGCATCCCGTGCAATTCCAGGATCTCACCGGCGGCAAGCTCGTCGAGCTTCCCCTGCGCGACCCGCTCACGATGCAGCCCGTCGCGAAGACGCCGGCTCCGGGCGAGAAGAAGTGATCCTTCTCGCCGCCGTTCTGGCCGCTCAGGCCCTCACGCTCGAGAAGGTCTCCGAGCTGCGCATGCCGGTCGCCTACACGTGGCGCGACGCGACGCGCGTCGTGTGGGTCGAGAGCGGCGGACCCGGCGGACCCGACGCGCCGGCCGCGCTCTGGCAAGCCGACGCGGCCACGGGGAAGAAGGCGAAGCTCTTCGACGCCCCTGCCGTGGCGGCCCGCGACGGCAAGGAAAAGAGGCTCTCCCTGCGCGGAGCCGTCTGGACTCCGAAGGGCGATGCGTTCGCCATCTCCTTCGACAACGACCTCTGGCTCGTCACGCCGGGCGGCGAGGCAAAACGCCTCACGAACGACGCCGAGGACGAGACGGTCCCGGCGTGGTCGCCGGACGGAGCGCGTCTCGCGTACGTGAAGAAGCACGACGTCTGGGTCGCCGAAGCCGCGACGGGCAGGGAGACGCGCCTGACGAAGACGGGCTCGGACACCGTCCTGAACGGGTCGCTCGACTGGGTCTACGGCGAGGAGCTCGCCGGGCGCCGCGGCAAGGGCTCGTTCTTCTGGTCTCCCGACTCGTCGGCGATCGCGTACCTCGCGCTCGACCAGGCGCGCGTCCCGACGTACCCGATCGTCGACTACACGCCGACGAACGGAAAGCTCGAGACGCAGCGCTACCCGAAGGCCGGCGACCCGAACGCCGTGCCGTCCGTCCACGTCGTGGACCTCGCGGGCAACGAGACGGCCTCGTTCGCGCCGTCGCCGGACGACGTCTACGTCGCCCCCGAGATGTCCTGGACCCAGGACGGCAAGAACCTCTGCTTCCTGCTCCTCGACCGCCCGCAGACGCACCTCGGCGTCTGGCTCCTCCCGCGGGCGGGGGGGACGCCGAAGAGGCTCCTCGAGGAGAGCGACACCGCGTGGATCAACGCGATTACTCCGCCGCACTTCCTGAAGGACGGCTCCTTCGTGCTCCTCTCCGAGAGGAGCGGCTACTTTCACCTCTACCGCCACGCTGCCGACGGCTCCGTGAAGAACGCGATCACGAAGGGCGCGTGGATGGTGGATGCCACAAGGCTGGACGTTCCGTGGAGCGTCGACGAGAGGATGGGCAACGTCTGGTTCCGCGCGACGACGGCAGACCCGCGCGAGCGGCAGGTCTTCGTCGCGAAGCTGGACGGCTCGTCCACGACGCGCGCGACCGCCGAGCCGGGCGTGCACACGCCCGTCTTCGCGCCGGGAGGGGCGTACTTCGTCGACACGTCCTCGAGCGCGACGGCGCCGCCCCGGACGGTCGTGCGCTCGGCCTCCGGAGCCGTTGCGGCCGTCGTGGACGACAAGCCGCACCCGCTCGCCGAGTTCGACACCGGCACGGTCGAGTTGGGCACCTTCACGGGGTCCGACGGGACGCTCTTCTACACCCGCCTCGTGAAGCCGTCGAGCTTCGACCCGTCGAAGAAGTACCCCGTCGTCGTGTACGTCTACGGGGGCCCGCACACGCAGCTCGTCCAGAACGCGTGGGCGCCGGTCCTCGATTCGTACCTCGCCTCGAAGGGCTTCCTCGTCTGGACGATGGACAACCGCGGCTCATGGGGGCGCGGGCACGCGTTCGAGACGTCGCTTCTGAGGAACATGGGCGCGCAGGAGCTCAAGGACCAGCTCGAGGGCGTCGCCGAGCTGAAGAAGCGGCCGTACGTCGACGGCGCGCGGATCGGAATCACGGGCTGGTCGTACGGCGGGTACATGACGCTCTACGCCGCGACGCACGCGGGCGCGACGTTCAAGTGCGCGGCCGCGGGCGCGCCCGTCGTGGACTGGACGCTCTACGACTCGATCTACACCGAGCGCTACATGAAGACGCCGAAGGAGAACCCCGACGGGTACAAGGCGTCGTCGCCGCTCCTGGCCGCGAAGAACCTCGGGGCCAAGCTCGTGATCTTCCACGGGACGTCGGACGACAACGTGCACATGCAGAACACGATGAGGTTCGCCGACGAGCTCATGAAGGCGCGCAAGGACTTCGTCTTCGTGCCGCTCCCGCGCCAGGCCCACGGCCCGCGCGGCGAAGCGCTTCTCTACCGGAACCAGCGGCTCGTGGAGTGGTTCGAGCAGAACCTTTAGGGGAGGAACCCAGAACCGGCCGGGAGCGCCGCAGGATTCTTGAAGACAGAAGGAATCGAGCGCCATGAAAGTGGACCGGAAAACGGGCGAGCCGATCCTCTTCGAGTTCCGCAGGTTCGTGTTGAGCGGAGCGCTGCAGGTGAACGTCGCGTTCGAGACGTTTCCTTGGCGTTCCTTCCTGCTCGGTTTCGTCGTATTACTTTCTCTGCTCGCCCTCTTTGGGCCCGAAGGCGGTCTCGTCGGTTTGCCTGTGCTCTGCGCGCTCGTCCTCGTGGAGATGTGGAATCGCCGGGACTTCGCAACACCGCGGCGCATCGTCAGTCGGTCCGGCATTCTCGGAGAAAGACGCATCGAAATCCCCTTTGAAGAGATCGAGCGCGTCGAATTCGCGGTCTATCCGAACTTCCCAGAGAGAGCCATGGACATCGGCGAAGTCACGATCCTCGGAGACCGCATTGCACTGACATTCTCGGGAATTCGCCAGCCTGGAGAGATCGCGCAGCATCTTCTCGATCTCAAAAACAGAGACCAGGTTCGGAACGAAATCGTCTCAGGAGCAGGCATGTGAGTCCCTCGCCGAGAACCCGTTCGCGGGGATCGGGCTCGGGCAGCGACCCTCATGGGACGATCGCGAAGCGCCCCAGGCGGAGCGGCCGATAAAGAGAGAAGTCGCGTCGGTCCAGCGTGAAGACGCGCCGGATCTTTTCTCTTTCGGCGACGCGGACGAGAGCCGCGTCCGCGAGGTCCATGGGCAGATCGCGATACTTCCGCATCAGTTCCCCGATCCGGGGGGCGTCAGCCTCGTCGAGAGGAAGCAGCCGCAGCGAACCCTCCTCGAGCATCGACCAGAGAGCGCGCTGGGCGGGCCAGGAGAAACGCAGCAGGTACATCGCCTCCGTGAGGGCCGGCCAGACGGTGACCATCGGGCCCTGCAGCGTTCGCGTGGCCGCGACACACCGCTCGTGGTTGCGGTCGCCGGCGTGGACGAGCGCGACGAGAGGCCCGGCGTCCGTCAGGATCATCGGGCCTTCTTCCGCCGGGGGCGCGGCGCGGCGGCGCCTGCGGCCCCCTTCTCGCGGGCCAGCAGCGCATCGTGAAACCGCTCGCCCGTCTTCTCCGAGAGGTCCGCCGGTCCCCCTGTGGCGACCCCCACCCAGGGCGCAATGGCGTCGTAGAGATTGCGAGCGCGCCGCGCCTTTCGCTGGCGCCCGTATGCCGCGATTGCCTCCCGGATCACGTCGGACTTCGTCCTGTCCGCGTCCCGGGCCAGTCGTTCCACGAGCCGCCCCGTCTTTTCGTCGAGCCTCACGCTGGTCGGCATGGCCGCCTCCGTACTACAGAAGCGTACTACAGGTGGCCCGAGCCGGCACGGGCCGGGGGACCGCTCGTCAGGCCGATTTCGGCGTCACGGCGACCGGGACGGAGCCCCTCACCGCCTTCGAGACGATGCAGTACTTCTCCGCGAGGGCGAGCGACTTCTCGACGTCTGCCCGGCGCCCTTCGAGGAGCGCGGCCGGGACGTGCGGAAAGAGGTCGATCCGCGTGACGTGGAATCCGCCCGCGGGATCTTTCTCGAGCCGGGCCTCGGCGTCGAGGCGCGGCTCGGCGATCCCGAGCTTCAGTTTTTCGACGAAGATCGCCCACGTCTGGAGGAAGCAGGTCGTCACCGCCGCGAGGAGGAGCTCCTCGGGGTTGGCCGTGCCCCCCTTCCCGTCGAGGGCCGGCGCCCCGGTGTGTACGGCCGCGAACGAGCCGTCTGCGTTAGCGAGGCGGCCCTCTTTGGCCGAGGAGTCCCAGGATGCCGAGATCGAAAAGGTCGTGACGCCTTCCATCGCTGTCCTTTCGGGGCCGTTCAGGGCCGGAGCACGAGGAGCCGCGGCTCCGTGAACTCTTCCATCGCGTAGGCCGGGCCCTCGCGCCCGACACCCGACTCCTTGACGCCGCCGTACGGCATGCGGTCGGCGCGCCACGTTGGGACGTCGTTCACGAGAACCGCGCCCACTTCGAGAACGTCGAAGGCGCGCTGAATGCGCCCGAGGTCGTTCGTGAAGATCCCGGCCTGCAGGCCGTACTTCGAATCGTTCACGCGCGAAAGAGCCTCGTCCCACGACTCGTAGGACGAAAGCGTCACGATCGGCGCGAAGACCTCCTGCGCCTCGACCTTCATGTCGCGTGTCGTGCCCGCGAGGATCGTCGGGGCGACCACGGAGCCGGTCAGCGTGCCGCCCGCGAGGACGCGCGCGCCGCCCGCGACCGCCTCCTCGATCCACGCCGCCGCGCGCGAAGCCTCCTCCGGAGCGATCATCGGCCCGACGTCCGTCTTCGCGTCGAGCGGGTCCCCGACGGCGAGGGCCGCCGTCTTCGCGAGGAGCTTCGCGCGGAACGCCTCGAAGACGTCCTTCTGGACGAGCGCGCGCTGGACGGAAATGCACGACTGCCCCGCGTAGCCGAACGCGCCGGCCGCGACCCGCGAGGCCGCGTCGTCGAGGTCCGCGTCCGAGTGGACGACCACGGCCGCGTTGCCGCCGAGCTCGAGGCCGACGCGCTTTCGGGGCGCAATCTCGCGGAGGCGCCAGCCGACGGCCCCGGAGCCGGTGAACGAGACCACTGGGAGCCGCGGGTCGGTGACCAGCGCTTCGGCCTCGCGGCCCGAGATCGCGAGAACCGCGTAGGCATCCGCCGGCCAGCCCGCATCGCGGACGATCGACTGGAGCGCGAGGGCCGAGAGCGGCGTCTGCGACGCCGGCTTCTGGACGACGGGGGCGCCGACGGCGATCGCGGGCGCCACCTTGTGTGCCGTGAGGTTGAGCGGAAAGTTGAACGGCGTGATCGCGAGAACGGGTCCGAGGGGCACGCGCTTGACGACACCCCAGCGCGCGACCGACGCCGCGTTCACGTCCAGCGGCAGCATCTCGCCCTTCCACGCCTCGAGCGCCGCCGCCGCCGCCGAGAACGTCGCGGCGGCGCGCTCGACCTCGGTGCGTGCCGCCTTCAGCGGCTTGCCGGCTTCGCGCGCGATCACGGCCCCCAGTTCGTCGCGGCGCGCCTCGAGAGTCGCCGCGACGCGCCTGAGGATCGCGACACGCACGTACGTCGGGAGGGCGCGCGTCTCCTCGAAGACGGCCACGGCCTTCGCGACGGCCGCGTCGACTTCCGCCGCCGACGGGCGCGGGACGCGCGCGATCTCCGCCCCGTCGAACGGGGCGCGCACGACGAGAACGGAGAGGTCGCTCACGACTTCTCGTCCTTGAGCTCGTCCGGGTTCCAACCCTTCGGGGCCGTCCATGCCCGCGCCGAAAACAGCGTCGAAAGGGCGCGGCCGAGAAGCGCCGACGGGCGCCGGGCCTCGAACGCGTCGACGACGCGGGAGATCTCCGGGGGCGCCGAGGCGGGGACCGCGAGGCGCGCGAGAGACACGAGACCGGCGGGCGCCTCGCCGCGCACCTTCTCCCAGGGCTCGGTGAGCGCGGCTTCCTCCGCCGGCGTGAGCGGCGTGACGCCCGTGAGCGCGAGGCGGCCCCTGACGACCGCGAGGAGGAGCGGGAGGTCGCGGAGCACCGGCACGGCCGTCTCGAAGCGGAACGTCGTGAACGGTGCGCGCCCGCCGCCGGGCGCGTTCCCGGCCAGCGTGACGGGCCCCGTCGCGTGGCCCGCGTTCGCGATCGCGCTCCACGCGGCCGCGACCGGCCAGAGAGGCAGGGAGAGCGCGAGCGCCGCGACGCCCAGCGCGCGGCCGCTCCCGTGCGTCCCCGCGGCGGCCGGGAGCTGGTCGGTCAGGAGGCTCGCGCGCCCCGTCGCCGCGTCGACGACGAGGTTTCCCGAGACGACCGCGTTCTCCAGCGTGACGCCGGGCGGAATCGCGGTCTTCGGCAGGACGCTCGTGTTCACGAGGCGCGCGCCCGAGAGGACCGCCGCTTCCTCGCCGACCGTGGTCGAGCCCTCGAGCTTCGCGCCGCCCTCGGCCCGCGCGCGCTCC is a window from the Acidobacteriota bacterium genome containing:
- a CDS encoding insulinase family protein; the encoded protein is MRNRIILAAAFAALALPVRAQELKVEEHVLPNGMRLVLVPRADEPSVAAGWVAHVGSANERPGITGISHLFEHMMFKGTKTIGSKDPARDQKLIDEQERVRGLMRDEDAKLRAALRRGEIDDVTKPENKTARYKELDKEFDALVKEQRDLLVKNEFDRIYTKGGASGMNASTNTDLTQYFITVPKNKLELWFWMESDRLSAPVFREFYSERDVVFEERRLRTESTPTGRLEEAFEEMFWHGHPYSWPVVGYASDIPAITKAQADEYYALFYAPNNITAVLVGDFDPKEALALAAKYFGRIPRGKNPPPEMTLLPPKWEAEMRMNGEADTNPRVEVSWHTVPFGHKDSYPLAVLAQLLNGRTGRLYKGLVAGESPVATSARASAFERKYAGEFGVEAQVKDGRAPEETERAIYAELDRIKKDVVPAEELQKVKNNSAAQAFRSMQTNMGILYNLMGNDGRGDWKEFREGPKKIQAVTAEDVRRVAQTYLTKENRGVATYTRKGGAAPRRPGRPGGPPPAAGAPGMEAK
- a CDS encoding CopG family transcriptional regulator, translating into MPTSVRLDEKTGRLVERLARDADRTKSDVIREAIAAYGRQRKARRARNLYDAIAPWVGVATGGPADLSEKTGERFHDALLAREKGAAGAAAPRPRRKKAR
- a CDS encoding PIN domain-containing protein, which translates into the protein MILTDAGPLVALVHAGDRNHERCVAATRTLQGPMVTVWPALTEAMYLLRFSWPAQRALWSMLEEGSLRLLPLDEADAPRIGELMRKYRDLPMDLADAALVRVAEREKIRRVFTLDRRDFSLYRPLRLGRFAIVP
- a CDS encoding DPP IV N-terminal domain-containing protein, whose protein sequence is MILLAAVLAAQALTLEKVSELRMPVAYTWRDATRVVWVESGGPGGPDAPAALWQADAATGKKAKLFDAPAVAARDGKEKRLSLRGAVWTPKGDAFAISFDNDLWLVTPGGEAKRLTNDAEDETVPAWSPDGARLAYVKKHDVWVAEAATGRETRLTKTGSDTVLNGSLDWVYGEELAGRRGKGSFFWSPDSSAIAYLALDQARVPTYPIVDYTPTNGKLETQRYPKAGDPNAVPSVHVVDLAGNETASFAPSPDDVYVAPEMSWTQDGKNLCFLLLDRPQTHLGVWLLPRAGGTPKRLLEESDTAWINAITPPHFLKDGSFVLLSERSGYFHLYRHAADGSVKNAITKGAWMVDATRLDVPWSVDERMGNVWFRATTADPRERQVFVAKLDGSSTTRATAEPGVHTPVFAPGGAYFVDTSSSATAPPRTVVRSASGAVAAVVDDKPHPLAEFDTGTVELGTFTGSDGTLFYTRLVKPSSFDPSKKYPVVVYVYGGPHTQLVQNAWAPVLDSYLASKGFLVWTMDNRGSWGRGHAFETSLLRNMGAQELKDQLEGVAELKKRPYVDGARIGITGWSYGGYMTLYAATHAGATFKCAAAGAPVVDWTLYDSIYTERYMKTPKENPDGYKASSPLLAAKNLGAKLVIFHGTSDDNVHMQNTMRFADELMKARKDFVFVPLPRQAHGPRGEALLYRNQRLVEWFEQNL
- a CDS encoding insulinase family protein: MKNVLKAAAVLFAFVSVSSLVPSGAVLAADAIPARPEQIAVKPLAWAPPAAKDRRVVLKRSGVVAYLAENHDLPLVNVQILLKGGTYLNPPGKEGLAEATGWLLARGGTKKRKAEDLEERLAFLAAQLNPEQAGGRPGSGRPTGYLDDRGVVTLNLLSKDLDEGLAILREVLTEPAFQEDRLRLRKEQLVAEMKQRNDSSASIEGRERSVLLSGADFYLNKWETKASVDSLTQADLAAFHARWVAPRNMIVAAAGDFRKADMAAKLDALLANWPFKGEAAPPVPKPSHALEPGTFLVDKDVNQGRVSILLPGLMRTDPDFIPASVMNDILGGGGFTSRITNRVRSDEGLAYSAGSALVGGIWYPGRFGAAFQSKVRTSAYASEIVLQEMKKLRDGEVSDEELETARRAFVDTLPRRFATPVQVVDGLADEEFTGRYASDPAWWATYQAKVEKVTKADVSRAAKRLLKPESATILVVGRKSELLSPDPKHPVQFQDLTGGKLVELPLRDPLTMQPVAKTPAPGEKK
- a CDS encoding PH domain-containing protein, producing the protein MKVDRKTGEPILFEFRRFVLSGALQVNVAFETFPWRSFLLGFVVLLSLLALFGPEGGLVGLPVLCALVLVEMWNRRDFATPRRIVSRSGILGERRIEIPFEEIERVEFAVYPNFPERAMDIGEVTILGDRIALTFSGIRQPGEIAQHLLDLKNRDQVRNEIVSGAGM
- a CDS encoding OsmC family protein, giving the protein MEGVTTFSISASWDSSAKEGRLANADGSFAAVHTGAPALDGKGGTANPEELLLAAVTTCFLQTWAIFVEKLKLGIAEPRLDAEARLEKDPAGGFHVTRIDLFPHVPAALLEGRRADVEKSLALAEKYCIVSKAVRGSVPVAVTPKSA
- a CDS encoding aldehyde dehydrogenase family protein, with the translated sequence MDGPEGLEPGRAQGREVVSDLSVLVVRAPFDGAEIARVPRPSAAEVDAAVAKAVAVFEETRALPTYVRVAILRRVAATLEARRDELGAVIAREAGKPLKAARTEVERAAATFSAAAAALEAWKGEMLPLDVNAASVARWGVVKRVPLGPVLAITPFNFPLNLTAHKVAPAIAVGAPVVQKPASQTPLSALALQSIVRDAGWPADAYAVLAISGREAEALVTDPRLPVVSFTGSGAVGWRLREIAPRKRVGLELGGNAAVVVHSDADLDDAASRVAAGAFGYAGQSCISVQRALVQKDVFEAFRAKLLAKTAALAVGDPLDAKTDVGPMIAPEEASRAAAWIEEAVAGGARVLAGGTLTGSVVAPTILAGTTRDMKVEAQEVFAPIVTLSSYESWDEALSRVNDSKYGLQAGIFTNDLGRIQRAFDVLEVGAVLVNDVPTWRADRMPYGGVKESGVGREGPAYAMEEFTEPRLLVLRP